In Chanos chanos chromosome 14, fChaCha1.1, whole genome shotgun sequence, the sequence tgtgtgtatatatatgtatatgtatatatgtgtgtgtctgtgtgtgtgtatgtatgtatgtatgtatgtatttatttgtttatttgaaacagtCATAACTTtgttgtgattttgtttttgttttttcagccaCAGCGCCGACCTCCTTTGAGGGACCATTTGGACGGACCATATACAGGATCAGAGCGTACGTTGACACTCCCCGTTTCTCTAAGGACTACAGAGCAGAGAAAGCCTTCTTCATGCTCAAACCTCTCAACCTGAACGATATCCCTGATATACTGGTTAgtatcctgtctgtctctgtctctttgtctctgtctctgtctctctctctcttattcactcAGCCCAGATGGAGAATGTGCCCTTAGGCCCATAAGTGTCAGTTATGGGGACCTGCCTGTTTTGCCAGTATTACTgcaattgttattattactgttgttcttgtttataAAATAGACATGTTTATAAAAATCAGACATAATCAACAACGACGATGATAATAATGTATTATGTGCGCAGCATCTTTCGTATTTAGCTCAAAACGGTGAAAGAGGATGTGACGTCGAAGTAAAAACAGACGCATGTAAAACAGCAGAagttgtctttctctgtgtttgtgtgttttcagggtATCAGCGAATCCTCTGTAACAAAGAATTTCTCCTACATGCTGATGAAGAATGGCACGGTCATCCTGAAAGCTAAAAGTGACCTCAAAGGCTACGTACCCGGCCAGGTCATCAAAGTGTGGGCGGAAATCGACAACCAGTCAGGGAAATCCACTGGTCACGTTGTCGCCAGTCTAATGCAGGTATGGGAGAAAATCACTTCATTATGGTTATCACGTTTTCATTTAGATACGGCTTCATTTGCGTATTTTGGAAGTGGTGAATTGAGGTGCTGATagcaagatgtgtgtgtgtgtgtgtgtgtttgtgtgcttgtattTGgcattatgtatttatataagTCTCCTTGTCAAGAGCTGAACTAAGCATCTTTgtcttcttgtctttctccgcccaaaacctctttttttctgttcagatCAATGTGTTGTAGTGCAGTAGTTCACCACTATTTGTCTCCatgcgtatgcgtatgtgtatgtgtgcttgtttattcctgtctgtctgtcagtcagtctcatTGGAGCGCCCAAATCAAGTCCTGGAGGGCCAAATTCAAGCCGCTGTTTTCTGTGACCCTCTTAATTAggggcttgttttttttattaacctgggggaacaggtgtgtgttcCCTTCATCCAATTAGATCTCACAGCAGGACTACACTCGGGTACCCCTTATTTGAACGTATGACTGACAGACACTTCACCTTCCCAGAACGCGCTGCTCTTCTACGTCATCATCgatcttttctctcccctctcagaAAGTGACGTATCGGACCAAGCGGCCGGTGCAGGACCTGCGGGCCATAGCGGAGGTGGAGGGGAGAACAGTAAAGGGGGGGAAGAAGGCGGAGTGGGCGGAGCAGATCATcgtcccccccctcccccagtctCCTCTGGAAGGCTGTACTCTCATCAGTATCGAGTATTTCATCCAGGTCAGCAGTTTCAACACTGGCGGCTTCTCTTTTcggtttttcttcttcttttttttttttttaaggatacTCATTGAAAATAATAATCGTTGGATTGGAGACAGTTGTCTCTGAAGGATAGGATGTTGTTATTTGTGGTTTTAggttggacttttttttttttttttcccttgttctgttttatttttatttttttttttttttggtttatggTGGTGGGTGCTGTGTAGctcaaaatgttaaaatgtcgTCTCTGCTGacagattccttttttttttttttgtatgtgtgtaaaagacCGATGTCAGAGTTAAAAGCGTTAAACATTTATGGAAATTCAGTTCACATTTCCTGTAGCTTTTGCTCATTTGCACATGCTCACCCACGCTGCCTCTGATATCTCTCCTGTCGTCCGCTCCCGTGCGTGGTCATTctgtcatttattcatttacattcatgCGTTCgctcactccatcctctctcctccttcctcttttGTGTCTGCTCAGGTCTCTCTGAAGTACCCGGAAACTTTAATCACGTTACCCATCCACATCGGAGACATCGCCGTCGACACCACGCGTCCGGCCCCCTCCCGACACGCCCCGCCCACCCCAGCACCCCGCGTTCCGGCCAGTTCGCCCAATCCTAcctctggttctggttctggttctggttctggttcaaGCCCCAGTCTCCCCCCGAGACCCGCCCCCAAGCCCAGACCTCGCAGTTACCACGCCTCCCCCAGTGCCCCGCCCGCCGAGCTGCCCCGAGTTGAGGCGAGCGGTACCCGGAACGAGACGGTCCCCAACAAGAGTCACTCTCAGCGGGGCGCCTCGGGGCCCCTGACTCCCAACGCTTTCAGTTACACCCCGGGCGCCTTTCCAGCCGCCCCTCGCCCGGGCAACGCCTCCGCGCCCCAGTTTTCCGTGTCCACTGGCGCCACCATACCCTTCTTTGCGGAGGGCAATGCCACGCCCGTCCCGCCAGACTATAGGAGCTCTGCTTACCCACATGGTGAGGACGCTTCACATTTctaatattttacattaataaGTGTCACGAAGTATCGTCTGTAAGGCCTGGAGACTCAAGTTAAATCTTTATTAATGGTGCTACCCATAggccaaaacttttttttacaattattgGTTTAGTATCATGGTAAACAGTGCACGTAGAGTCATTGGGTGGCAATGCTTATTAATAAGCAGTAATGACAGTCTTATGAAGCAGAGTTGTGCTGTGGTCTGTTTATTTGGACTGGGGACTCAAAACTCATCCAGGAGTTTTCTGCAGTAACTGCTCCAGCACTGATATAACTGAAAATAGAAAAGCAAGGTCTAGACCCATGTTAAACAGTGCACATTACTGTCTGATGGATTGTTTGCAGtttaacagtaaaacactgttcTTCTGAATCTCGCCTATTCCCACACCAGCTGACCGTGGCCTTGAGTACACAGGACCCCAATTGACCAAGTTCCTTcaattgtctgtgtgtttgagtgtgtgagtgtgtgtcactCAGGGTCAGGATTGCCAAACTTAAATTTTGGTTTTGACCGATGGTACTTTCCACTTTTATGCACATGAgggaaattattattatttattaagtaattaattaatttattcattttttttttttactggcacTGGTGACACAACGTGTAATGCAACAGTAGGTTTGCATTCATCCTTGTCTGAAAAGCGGGGGCTGTTTGATTTGGTAGCGCAGCTAAATTTACATTCAGTGTCCTCTGACATTTTTGACTGCCAGCCTCACTAACATGCATATACTCTTGTTAGTCAGTGCATGTCAgtgtttaggggtgtgtgtgtgtgtgtttgtgtgtgtgtgagagagaaagagatcagtGGCTGTAGTAAAAAAGCATTTCTATTCAAACCATTCATATACCTATTCGTTGTAAGAAAAGCAATTGAATTCTAGGTCGCAGGCTGTTGTTGAATAGTTGACCAAGcattcagtttgtttctttaatgAATCTGATGTTCTACCCTGGCAGAGCAGTGTAAGCTGCGTGTATCTTATGTTCTAATTACACAACTCTGCTCCTTTCTCCTTCAGAACCTCCTCCGTCCTATGAAGAGAGCTTCACAAACACTTAAAGGaagaagaacagacagaaaactaaCAAAACGGACACTGAAGATCAGCTACACTCCTCCtctatcacttttttttaaaaaaaaaatcgctgtcatttatatttgtttgtttgtttgtttgtttgtttgtttttccccttactGTGATATTAGTACTACTGAGAGCATGTACCAGATctgtgcagaaacacacacacacacacacacacacacacacacacacacaccagcagcgTCGCTACGGGGTTCTGATTTTGATAATGGAAAACTGTTTCTCTTAAACAATACAAATGGCATCTGTGATGCTCACCGTGCACCTACggttcctctttctttctttttaaccaCTGCCAagtcatttccctttttttcttttttcttttttttttttttaatggtattgtggctgttgtgttttctttgtttttatttcagatttGTAACGGCTCATTGAGAACTGAATATCTTACAGAAAATTCTTCTTTGACGCTGAACACTTCGAAGTGTTGAACAGCTGATATTTGATTGGAGTTTAGTAGAATATTTCACAGGTCCGTTCTGGAaactggaccaaaaaaaaaatttacctttttttaaatcttctttGATACATTTACTgtctaaatgttttatgtttttaaatgtaactattttttcttgaaatattgtATATCTTATGCTACTTTTATGACTAccattgtatttattttccctTGCCGCAGATGTTTCTCTCAGACTACTGAAGCACACAAAGTAGTTAACATTTGTTTGTGCGGAGGTTCATGtgtaatattttcaatttaatcTGCAGtgtacagttaaataaaatgagatCTGAATATCTGTCTTGAGTTTGTGCACTCTCTCATTCATAGTTAGTCTGGTTAATGTTTATAATATCCATTATTTGatatattaaaacacaaaataaactcaCATCTCAGAAACGTATGCAAGCACATGATAGGAGATGAGGAGAAGGAAGCcctttttgagagagagagagagagagcgcgacaTGACTCCAGTGTATCATGAGATTAACGTGAAATCTGTTTGTGACAATGCAACTTTTCGACAACGGTAGAGCATCAGCGTCAGCTACTGGATAGCAAAAATACAGTTACAATGCATCCTCAGTTGTTACTGGGTTGATAAAAGTTTTGCTGAGCATGCGCGGGTGGAAGCCGTGGAGGGCTACCATCAGAGGGCGCGTTGCTGTCACATGACCACCGTAGAGCGCATGttaaaagaggaggagagaaaggaaggaggaagagtggtcaaaaacttttttttattgttgatacTTTACCCCTTGTTCTGAGATGGGATCTTTCAGAAGTTAACAGGTATGAATCTACACAACAATTCTTCGCCAGGCTAAGTCCCAGTCCTGTTCTGGTTTCCGTTTGGCGATTCACAATGACATGCTCTCGGCTTGAACAACAAAAGGTTCCATTTGGCTGTTCCCCTTTGCTTGGTTTCTTAGTGTGCCGAATTAGTGTGCAAAATTTGTTGTATGCACGTCGGGGTTTTTAATAGAATTCCATTAGATTCAGTAGAGTGTTCTATTAAAGAAACGTGCGGCCGCGTGAACTCCATTGAAACGTCAGAATTCCACGACAACAAAGCTCCGCAGTCACTGACAGTCCGTTAACGGAGAGCGTATACTCTATTCCTTTTCAAAGAACTGAGATGGTTTAGGACTGTTGTTATTGCACGAAAATGATAGAGCGCCAGCCATCGGTGCCGCTCAATCATGTACCTCATGTAGGGTAGTGATTATACCCCACATTAATCCACTTTGTTTACCTGAACACTgcttaataaagaaaaaaaaaaagttgagagtTGTTAACTGCTCTGTGCAGGAGGCCTACCTAACCCTGTACACCTGGACCTGGTGAAGTATTTGCAGAGGCACTGATTGAGACGACCAGGAGTTGAGAGCCATGGCTAAGTCCAAAGGAACTGGTGAGTTCACTTGGTCATCTGTGGTCCACTAATCAGATTTCACATGGTCATTCAAAACACTTAACCAAGACAGTGCCCTGCTCCTGAAGTGGGACCGTAGAATGGAATATGAAGCTGTCTGAAGGCATCAAAAGAACTTCAGTTGTAACCTTTTCCTGTTGGTACTCCTTATCTATTCATACTGAATTTTGCACCTTTCCTGCATGGGTTGGTTTCTTGCCTTGGTTTGGAACTAGACATAAATTTCACTTTTTGGCCTAGGTGCGGACCGACCAGGGGGTCCCGCCAAGAGGGGTCGGAAACCCAAGGTCAGGTTGGAAGGAGGTGGACCACAGACCACCACGTCAGGGGTGAGGGGTAAGCAAGACCCCAATGGACCTCCTGCTACTGGTCAGAgaacctccaccacctcctcctcctcctcctcctcttcttcaggaCCCATCTCAACCAGCAATGGAGATGCACACCACCTCAAACAAGACACGGTGACAGGGAATCCTCAAAACTCACAAGTTTTGACTGTAAACCCCACCGGGTTTGACGCAGGCAAGACTTTCCCAACTCCGTCTTCGGGGTTGCGAGGAGTAATAGACACTGGTAACCGAGGCACTGTGACTGGACCTGTGGAATCTGACACGGATCATTCTAGAACTCTGGTGCCTCCCCAGCCGCGTCTAGCGTGGAAAACGATGAGCAGGCCGGCGTCCGACCCAAGTGCGCTGAAGGTAACGTATTTCGGTCCCCCCCTTGTGTCCAATTTAGGGTTTATTGTGGTTTATTTTTGGGGTTGTGATTGATAAACAACAGATGCTACGGCAGCAGTTTAATTATAAACAGACTGCCCAGGGCTCTCGGTCTGACCCCACGCTCATTTGAACCCCCCTTGATGTTTTGACTGTAGTTGGTGGACGACTGATGTGCATAATTATGTCGTTTATAATCCAGACACAAAAATGTACCTTAAACTGTTTCATATCTGTGGTTTTAGCTCACGTGAGCTGTAATTTGTGACTGCGTTGATGAAagtgattttcttttaaaaaagtgttttctgttGGTGCAACAAAGCAGATTTTAAATAAGGGAACGAGCGTGTCAGCTCGACAGATGGAGGTGGAAAATTCTTTGCCCTCGCCGATATTTAAGTCACCCCAAAGTCAAAAAGGccccacaaaaccacaaacaggtCAGTCACAATTCACCTCACACACGCTCTAACAGCCAACAGTCCTGTAAACCTTTTTTGATTTTTCTACTTCAAAATCAGTATCGTCTGAGACGAACGTAAAAGTTCACAATCAGCTGTCAAAATGTGACGTTTATTGTACATtgagcgattttttttttttttttggtctgttcttGTTTTCAAACTACAGCgttttgacattaaaatgagCAGAAATAGCACACAGCTTTACGTGTTTTACAGTAtccaggaaaaagaaaaggaaaatgggGTTGTATAATTTTGTCCCCAAGAAGAAAACCAAAGCCACAAAAGGCCCGAGCCCCCATCAGTCTTCCACCAGGGCTAAGGTAAAGCTCCTCTGAGGGGACTATAGGGTTATCCATTACATAACCATCATACATGATTCTATTATTTTCCAATGATCTCGTGCTATTTGACATTAAGTCCATTGTGATGCATTAGAGGAGCAGTCAATTGGATATGATGTCCATTATGATACGTCAGTGACACATTCCTGAATACAGGTCACAAGGCCATGTTATGTTAAAGTGTTGATACAAGGCTGATTTTGAACTTAATTAACTTCATCAAAACCTGCACAGCAGTTAAGGTCATTATTACTGTCGTTTATAATGGTAGCATAGTGTGTGATGTtgatatgttgttgttttcctgatCGATGTCAATACACGTCTTTGATAACCGGACCGTTTAGGAGCGTGTGAGAAATGAAGAACGCTGCACGTTGTAAGTAAAGGTAAGAAACCGCAGGAACCGTgagccttttgtttttctctgccaGCAAGGAACGTTGCAGTCCAATCAAGCCAAAGGAGTCCAGATCTCACTGGAAGAGGCCTTTAAAGCCAGAAAGGATTCGGAAAGACAGGAGCAGCAGGCAGGAAGGACGGAGAACggagggagaaaggaagaaaagactCAGGATGGACGCTTGGAGGAGTACACGGAGCTGCCTTTACACACCTTGGACCTGAAAGCACAGGAGAGTTTATTCACCAGCATACGCACAGGTCAGTCCCCAGGTCAAATTATACAGCTTAGACCTGAAAGCGCGGGTCAGTCTGAGGTCAAATGACACATCTTAGACCTGAAAGCGCGGGGTCAGCCTGAGGTCAAATTGCGCACCTTACACTTGAAAGCGCAGGAGAGCTAATTCTCCTGCACAGGTTAGTCTGAGGTCAAACTGACGGTGGAAGACGGTCGATTAGTTTGACGTGGATTCAGGAGCTCTGCACTCAGATTATTATTCAGCTCTTGTTTGTTCAACAGTTTAAagcacaagttttttttttttattttatgaattttttttttttggtaatggcTTCTCCAGCTTGGTAACTTTACATATTTTTGT encodes:
- the arrdc1a gene encoding arrestin domain-containing protein 1a translates to MGKLQAFEISLTDNKLVYSPGESISGTVKITTAQDIQCKAIKVNCNGICVVSSKANDTDWAEEEQYFNSTISVADRGTLKQGEHTFPFKFLIPATAPTSFEGPFGRTIYRIRAYVDTPRFSKDYRAEKAFFMLKPLNLNDIPDILGISESSVTKNFSYMLMKNGTVILKAKSDLKGYVPGQVIKVWAEIDNQSGKSTGHVVASLMQKVTYRTKRPVQDLRAIAEVEGRTVKGGKKAEWAEQIIVPPLPQSPLEGCTLISIEYFIQVSLKYPETLITLPIHIGDIAVDTTRPAPSRHAPPTPAPRVPASSPNPTSGSGSGSGSGSSPSLPPRPAPKPRPRSYHASPSAPPAELPRVEASGTRNETVPNKSHSQRGASGPLTPNAFSYTPGAFPAAPRPGNASAPQFSVSTGATIPFFAEGNATPVPPDYRSSAYPHEPPPSYEESFTNT